CGAAAGCACGGAAGGCCGCACAGAAGGCCGAGGAGCTCACCCGGCGGAAGTCGGCACTGGATTCGACGGCACTGCCCGGGAAGCTCGCGGACTGCCAGACGCGGGACCCCGAGGAAGCCGAACTGTTCATCGCCGAGGGAGACTCTGCGGGCGGCAGCGCCAAACAGGGCCGGAACCCGGAGTTTCAGGCCATCCTTCCCATCAAGGGGAAGATTCTGAACGTCGAGAAACACCGACTGGACCGGATTCTGGAGAACAACGAAATCCGGAACCTCATCACCGCGCTCGGGACCGGTATTGGCGACGAGTTCGATATCGAGGACCTGCGATACGAGAAGATCATCCTGATGACGGATGCGGACGTCGACGGGGCGCACATCCGGACGCTCCTGTTGACGCTGTTCTACCGGCATATGAAGCCGTTGCTGGAGGCCGGCTACGTCTACGCCTCCCAGCCGCCGCTGTACCGGATTCGCTACCGCGGGAACACTTACGACGCGATGACGGACGCAGAACGCGACAAGATCATCGAGGAGAAATGTGACGGGAACCCGACTCAGGTCCAGCGGTTCAAGGGCCTCGGTGAGATGAACCCCGAACAGCTCTGGGAGACGACGATGAACCCCGACAATCGGATTCTCAAGCAGATCACCATCGAGGACGCCGCGGCCGCGGACAAGATGTTCAACGTCCTGATGGGTGACGCCGTCGAACCGCGCAAGGAGTTCATCAAGGAGCACTCGCCTGAAGCGGAGTGGGTCGATATATGAGTTCTGACGCAAACGACGCGAACGCACCGGCAGAGCAGATCAAGCACGTCCGCATCGAGGACGAGATGGAGCAGTCCTACATCGACTACGCGATGTCGGTCATCGCGGGGCGGGCGCTCCCTGACGTTCGGGACGGTCTCAAGCCCGTCCATCGACGCATCCTCTATGCGATGCACGAGATGGGCGTCTCCTCGAACTCCGCCCACCGGAAGTCCTCCTCGATTATCGGGGAGACGATGGGTGACTACCACCCACACGGTGACTCGGCCATCTACGACACGCTCGTCCGGATGGCACAGGACTTCTCGATGCGCTACCCGCTCGTCGACGGTCAGGGGAACTTCGGCTCGATGGACGGCGACCCGGCCGCAGCCATGCGGTACACGGAGGCTCGGATGGCCCCCATCGCCGAGGAACTGCTCGAAGACATCGAGAAAGACACCGTCGACTTCTCCAGCAATTACGACGACCGCCTGCAGGAACCCGACGTGCTGCCGTCGAAAGTCCCGAACCTCCTGCTGAACGGGTCTTCGGGCATCGCTGTCGGTATGTCGACCAACATCCCGCCGCACAATCTCGGCGAGCTGGTCGACGCGACGGTCCATCTGCTCGAAAACCCCGACTGTACGGTCGAGGACCTGATGGAGCACATCAAGGGGCCGGATTTCCCGACCGGGGGCAACATCGTCGGCCGCGACGCCATCTACTCGGCGTACGCGACCGGCCGCGGCCGCTTGCGGGTCCGTGCTGAATACGAGGTCGACCCGGAGGAGGGCCGCATCGTCATCAGCGAACTCCCCTATCAGGAGAACAAGGCCCGCGTCGTCGAGCGCATCGCCGACGACGTGAACGAGGGGAAAATCGAGGGCATCTCGGACCTGCGTGACGAGTCCGACCGCAACGGCGTCCGCATCGTCATCGAACTCAAGCGCGGCGCGAACGTCGACGTGGTCGAGAACCGCCTGCTCGACCATCACCTAGAATCCACCTTCGGCGTTATCAATCTCGCGCTCGTCGACGGCCAGCCGGAGGTACTCTCGCTGAAAGAGAGCCTCCAGCACTACATCGACCATCGCCGCGAGGTCGTCCGCCGACGCTCCGAGTACGACCTCGCCGAGGCTGAGGACCGCGCCCATATCCTCGAAGGCCGACTGAAGGCCCTCGAAAACGTCGAGGACGTTGTCGACCTCATTCAAAACAGCGAGGACCGCGACGCCGCCCGGGCCGGCCTGCAGGAGTCCTTCGAGTTCTCAGAGGAGCAGGCCGCCCACATCGTCCGGATGCAACTCGGCTCGCTCACCTCGATGGAAGCGGCCGAAATCAAAGACGAGTACGCGGACGTACAGGACACCATCGAGTACCTCCAGTCCGTCCTCAACAGCCGCGAGAAACTCGATAGCGTCATCGCCGACGAACTCCAAGAGGTCAAAGACGAGTACGACGACGACCGCCGGACGAGTATCATCGAGGACGAGGGACAGGTCACCCACGAGGATCTCATCCCAGAGGAAGACTGCGTTGTCGTCATCACCGAGGACGACTACATCAAGCGGATGCCGGTCGAGAACTTCGACCCGCAGAACCGCGGCGGTAAGGGCATCATCGGTGCCGACCCCAAGGAGAACGACCGCGTCTCGAAGGTCTTCCGTGCCAATAGCCACGACTACCTGCTCTGTTTCACCAATCAAGGACAGGTCTACCGCCTCAAGACCTACGAGATTCCGGAGATGTCCCGCACTGCCCGGGGCAAGTCCGCGATCAACCTCATCGATCTGGACGACGGCGAGGAGCTGACCGCCGTCGTCTCGACCGACGAGTTCGGAGACGACGAGTGTATCACGATGGTGACCCGGAACGGCTACGTCAAGCGGACCTGCTGTTCTGAGTTCGAGAACATCCTCTCGACGGGCATCATCGCCGCCAAGCTCGAAGACGGCGACGAACTCATCGACGTGGACGTCACCGACGGCACCGGCGACCTCGTCATCGCCACGGAGGCGGGGATGACCATCCGTTTCAGCGAGAGCGAAGTCAGCGAGATGGGCCGGTCCGCCCGCGGTGTCAACGGCATCAAACTGCAGGGCGACGACAAGGTCGCGGCGATGGTCGCCACCGATGACGATGACTCGCGGTCGCTGCTGACCGTCACCGAACACGGCTTCGGGAAGCGGACAAAACTCGACGAGTACCGCACGCAGTCCCGCTACGGCAAGGGCCTCATCGACATCAAGACAGACGACCGGAACGGCCGCGTGTCGACTGCCAAGGCCGTCACCGACGAGGACCATCTTGTCATCATGTCCGGGCAGGGCCAGATTATGCGCATCCGCGCCGGTGATGTGTCACAGGTCGGTCGGAACACGAAGGGTGTGACGATTATGGGTCTGGAAGACGACGACCGTGTGGCGAGCGTGACGGTCGTGCCAGCAGATAACAGCGAATAGACGGACGACGCGGCGTCAGACCAATAGTAGCTGGCGTACCGCGCCGAAGGCGCGGTTTCACGCGAATCGTGGAGCGATTCGCGCTTTTTCGCCACCGAAAGACGAGCAACGCGAGTCTTTCGAGCCTTGCTTCACTTTGTTCAGCAAGACCACGTTTTGCCGCGATTGGCGGCCACAGGCCACATGAGCGGCAAAACGTAATGTGGGTGACTATTATTGGCCTGAAAGAAAGGCGTGTAGCCAGCGGCTGACCGTATCAGCGGATGCCGGCAAGTAACCGCGAGCGAAGCGAGCGGTCTTTTTCGCCCACGTTTTTCAAGGAGCGGTTCGCGCGCAGCGCGAACCCGAGCGCGAAAAAGGTGGTGGGGCAAACATACAGGTGTTGGTGACGTAGCCCGTCCATGGACCTGCCTCGGCATCTCTCACAGCACGACCGGGCGGCACAGTTGCCGCTAGTCACAGAGGACGCGCAGGTGACGCTCGTCGAACCGATGGACCGCAACCGCAACGACGAGGTGTTGTCGGCGGTCCGCGACCAGATTGCATCCGTCGGGGACCAGTCGTGGGTGGCGGCTGCCCGGAACGGGTCGACAATCCGGTGGCCGGCGTTGCTTGACCGCGTTCGTGACGCGGGGGCGTCGAAGCAACGACTCGCGCGAATCGAGACGCTGGCCGAACGCTTCGACCGCCCCTATCCATCGCTGCTGCGACTGCGTGTCAAACCCGACGTGGACCTCGATTTCGCCCCCGGACAGTACGTCACGCTCAGACTCCGGGACACGCCGCGAGCGTACTCGCTGGCCAACTCTCCAAGCGAGGACGAACTGGAGTTTTGCATCCGGCTGGTCCCCGGTGGAAAACTCACCAGCGGGCTGTTCGAACGCGTCCGTGCCGGCGAGAAGGTCGTCGTTCGCGGGCCGAACGGCGACATGGTACTGGACCCTCCCTCGAACCGAGACATGGTCTTTCTGGCAACCGGGACCGGCGTCGCGCCGTTCAAGAGCATGATCGACTACACGCTCGAACAGGGGCGGGACGTGGTCGATGGCCAGCCCCGTGACATCTGGCTGTTTCTCGGCTGTGGCTGGGAGGACGACCTGCCACACCGGGCGCACTTCCGGCGACTCGACGCCCAGTACGACCACTTCCACTTCGTCCCGACGCTCACGCGCGAACCACTGCTGACCGACTGGGACGGCGCGACCGACTACGTCCAGTCGGTGTTTGTCAACCACGTAGAAAGCGACGCGCTAGCCAGTGCAGACCTGCCGGAGCGGTTCGACGCCGTTCGGGAGCGGCGTCCACAGTCCGGCGTCGACGCCCGTATCGACCCGACGAACGTCGAACTGTACGCGTGTGGCATCAGCGCGATGGTGTCGACGCTGGTCCGGGCCGCCCGAAGCGTCGGCGTTCCCGACTCCGAGATGCAGTACGAGGGGTTCGGATAGCTACAGCACGCGCTTGCCGAAAGCGCTGGCGACGAGTTCACAGGCCAACTCGGCGGTGCGGTTGTGTTCGTCGAGAATCGGGTTCACCTCGACCAGTTCCATCGAGCGCAACTGGTCGTGATGGTCGGCGACGTACTCCATCGCGATGTGGGCCTCGCGGTAGGAGACGCCACCGCGGACTGGCGTCCCGACGCCGGGAGCCTCCGTCGGGTCGAGCCAGTCGAGGTCAAGCGAGACGTGTATGCCATCCGTCCCGTCCGTCGCAATCTCTAGAGCCTCATCGACGATTTCAGGCGCGCTCCGGGCGTCGATATCCGACATCGTGTACGCCGTGATATCGCTCTCTTCTATCAGCCGGCGTTCTTCGTCGTCCACGTCCCGTAGGCCGACGATAACGACGTTTTCCTCGCTCACTGCCGGCGTGTGCGCCCATTCGTGGTCGGCGAACGGGCCCAGCCCGAGAACGGCCGCCAGCGACATCCCGTGGATGTTCCCGCTCGGCGTCGTCTCCGGTGTGTTGAAATCGCCGTGGGCGTCGAACCAGATGACGCCCAGTTCCTCGTCGTCGCTGGCCGCGCCGGCGATGGTTCCGATGCCGATGGAGTGGTCGCCGCCCAGGACGAGCGGAAAGCGCCCTTCTCGGAGGGTCGCATCGACCGCCGTCGTCACGTCCTCACAGACTTCCTTCGTCTCTCTGAAGAACTTCGCACGACCGCTCTTCAGGCCGCCGGCGTCGGGGTCGCGTTCCTCGGGCCGTGGGACGGCGATGTCGCCGCCGTCGACGCAGTCGATACCGATACCTGCCAACTGGTCAGCGAGACCGCCATACCGTATCGCCGACGGTCCCATGTCGACGCCGCGCCGGTCGGCACCGAGGTCCATCGGAACGCCGAGGACGCGAACCTGTTGTTCCATACCGTCGCCTCCACGGGCGACGGATAAAGACCCAGCGCTGGGTCGGCGATAGCCCTACGTATACGGCGCACAGACCAGTTCGATGCCCTCTTCGAAGCTGGTTTCCGGTTCCCAGCCAGTCGCCTCGTGCATCTTCGAGAAGTCTGCGCAGGTATCGTGGACGTACACGTCCTCAGGAATCGGGTTCTCGACGTACTCCGGTTCGATGTCCGTTCCCAGTTCGTCGTTCAGCATCTCGACGACAGTGTTGAAGTCGTAGGCCTCGCCGGTGCCGAGGTTGTACACGTCGTTCAGTTCGTGTTCAGCGGCTAAGACGAGCCCGCGGACGATGTCGTCGACATGTGTGAAATCGCGGGTCTGCTCGCCGTCGCCGTACAGCTTCGGCGCGTCGCCGCTGGCCAAGTCGTCGGCGAACTGGGCGATAACGTTCGCGTACTCGCCTTTGTGTTCCTCCGCGCCGCCGTAGCCCTGATACACCGAGAAAAAGCGCATCCCGGCCAGCGTGAGGTCGTAGTGGTTCTGGAAGTATTCCGCGTACGTCTCCCGAGCCATCTTCGAGGCCTCGTAGCCGGTGTTGACCGTCACGTCCATGTCCTCCGGCGACGGGTCCGTTCGGCTGCCGTAGATGGAGGAGGTCGAGGCGTAGACGATGGTGTCACAGCCGTCGTCTCGGGCCTGCTCGACCGTGTTGACGAACCCTTCGACGTTCACGCGAGCGCCGTGCGTCGGGTTGTCCTCGTGCATCGCGTATGAGGAAAGCGCGGCGAGGTGAAACACCACGTCAACGTCCGTCGGCAGGTCCTCGTCGAGGACGCTCTGCTCGACGTACTCTACCTCTTCTGATACGTTCTTCGGCGTCCCGAGGTAGCCGTCGTCCAGAGCGATGACATCGTTGTTCTCGGCCAGTTTGTTCGCGAGGTTTGCCCCAATGAACCCCCCACCACCGGTCACCAGAATACGCTGACTTTCCATATCTGTGTCAGGTCAGCGCTGGAATAAAGTACTAACGTTTTCGGCGATTCTAAGACGGTTCCAGACGGTTTACCGTCGCATTTAAGGACGGCTGTACCGAACAACAGATTATGTCATCTATCGAACTGACACCCAGTCAAAAGAACATTCTGCAGGAACTGGTAAATCTCTATCGGGAAAGTGAAAGCGCTGTCAAAGGCGAAGACATCGCCGAGAAAGTCGACCGGAACCCCGGGACGATTCGAAACCAGATGCAGAGCCTCAAAGCCCTGCAGCTTGTCGAGGGTGTCCCCGGCCCAAAAGGTGGGTACAAGCCTACCGCTAACGCCTACGACGCGCTCCAGATTCAGGACATGGATCAGGCTGCAGAGGTCCCGCTACGCCACAACGGCGAGCTTGTCGAACATTCGAACGTCGAGGAGATCGACCTGACCAGCGTCCACCACCCCGAAGAGTGTCGCGCAGAGATTCAGCTGCAGGGCACGATGTCCGAATTCCACGAGGGCGACTCGGTGACGGTCGGGCCGACACCGCTGTCGAAGCTCCAGATTATCGGGACTCTCGAAGGAAAGGACGACACCAACAACAAACTCATCCTCGCTATCGACGATATGCGGGCACCGGCGGGCGAACCGGAACACTAGTACGTCTCACTGGTCTTTTGGATTGTTTTTCTGCGGTCACCGGGGCCGCATCGTACCGTTCTTACCACGAGTATCGCTGGAGAATCGTTCTCCCACTGAGAGGGATTTCAAAGGGTTTGTATCAGTCGGTTGCGGAGTCTCCGGTATGACAGAGAACGTGGTCGTACTCGGGTCGGGGTATGCTGGTGCGGGGGCAATCAAGAGTTTAGAGGACGAGCTAAACGGTGAGACGGATGTGGATGTAACGTGGGTTTCCGAGACGGACTATCATCTGGTCTTACACGAGTCCCACCGATGTATTCGGGACCCGAGCGTGCAGGAGAACATCGCCATTCCCGTTCACGAGATCAAACAGCCCTCGACTGCTTTCGTGCAGGACGAGGTCGTCGGTATCGATACTGACGCTCAGGAAGTGGAACTGGCTGACTCCGACACTGTCGAGTACGACTACCTGCTCGTGGGGCTGGGCTCGCAGACGGCCTTCTTCGGCATCGATGGGCTCGAAGAGCACGCCCTGACGCTGAAGAGCCTCGACGACGCGCTGGAGATCCACGACAATATTCAGCAGGCCGCTCGTGAGGCCTCCACGAACGACCCCGCGCAGGTCGTCATCGGCGGCGCTGGCCTCTCAGGCATCCAGACCGCGGGTGAGGTCGCCGAGTTCCGCGACGAACACAACGCGCCTATCGACATCCATCTCGTCGAAGGCCTCGATCAGGTCCTGCCAAACAGCGACCCCGAGCTTCAGGGTGCCCTGCGCAAGCGTCTGGAAGCAGCCGACGTGAACATCAAATGCGGCGAGTTCATCGGCGAGGTCGACGAGGAAACAGTCTACATCGGCGACGAGGACGAACTGGACTACGACGTACTGGTCTGGACCGGCGGTATCACCGGCCGGGATTGTATGCACGAGGTCGACCTCGACAAGGACGAACGCAACCACCGCGTCCACGCCGAAGGGAACTTCCAGACCGACGACGAGCGCGTCTTCGCCATCGGCGACTCGGCGCTAATCGACCAGCCGGGCGACCAACCCGCCCCGCCGACGGCCCAAGCCGCTTGGCAAGCCGCCGAGGTGGCCGGCGAGAACCTCGCCCGTGCGGTGCGCGGGCAGCCGCTCAAAACATGGACCCACAAGGACAAGGGAACCGTCGTCTCCGTCGGAGAGAAAGCCGTCGCCCACGACGTCGTGAACGTCCCCATCGAGACGTTCGGTGGGATGCCCGCGAAACTGCTGAAAAAGGCGATTGCCGCCCGCTGGATCAACGACGTGACCGGTGTCGGCCGGGCCGCCAAGGCTTGGCCCGACATGTAGCGAGGCCCTTTTTACTTCGTCGCCTTTCCTCGCGCGCTCGTAGAGCGTGTTGCGGGCACCACTCTCTGCTCACGGGCGCGGAGCGCCCGTTCGCACGGCCAGCGGGACCTTCGGTCCCGCTCGGCTCGCAAAAATCTACGCTAAAAACGACCGTCTCGCTCCCGCTGGTCGCGAGACGTGAAACCGCGCTCGTTCCACTCGCGCGGTATGCTGCTGCCTCCGCAACTCACAGCTATACCGGGAGAGAGTCCTAGCGGTCGATAGACAGGCCGGCGTGCCACCCGTCGGCGTCGGCTTCCTCGACGGCCGCGTCCATCTCGGCCAGATACGACACGGCGAGGCTGGCGCACTTGGCCGCCTTGCGCTCCCCTTCGGTGCGGAACTCGCCGGTGACGCGGTTAGCGTACACTGTACAGACAGCGCCGGCCCGCAGGCCGTACAGGTTCGCGAGCGTGAGAATCGTCGCGGCCTCCATCTCGAAGTTGAGGACGCCGGCCTCTTTGAGCGCCGCGATACGTTCGTCGCTGCCGCTGGCCTCGAAGTCCTCGAATCCCGGGCGGGACTGTCCGGCGTAGAAACTGTCCGTCGAGCAGGTGACCCCGAGGTGGTAGTCGTAACCGAGTTCTTCGGCGGCGGCGACGAGTGCCGAAACGATCCGGTGGTCGGCGCTGGCGGGATAGTCCTCGCGGACGTACTCTTTGCTGGTCCCCTCCTGTCGCACTGCACCGGTTGTGATAACGAGGTCGCCGATGCTGGCTTCCTCCTGAATTGCGCCACAGGAGCCGACGCGGATGAACGAGTCAGCGCCGACGCGGGCCAGTTCTTCGAGGGCGATAGCGGCCGATGGCCCGCCAATACCGGTCGAGGTGACGGAAATCGGCGTGCCGTCGTGGGTGCCCGTCGCCGTACGGTACTCGCGGTGTTCGGCGACGATGTCGTGGTCGTCCCAGTAGTCGACGACCTTCTCGACGCGCTCGGGGTTGCCCGGCAGCAGGACGCTGTCGGCCACGTCGTCCTCGCTCACTTCCAGATGGTACTGTACGTCGTCGTTCGGGTCTTCACTATCGCTTGTCATTTGTCGAGATGATCGCTGGTGATTGTCGTTGGCAGGAGCTCCCCGAGCTCGTACACCGTCGGCTCGTCACCGTCAGTGATGATCTCGAACGACTCGTCACAGAACTCACTGAACGTCTGGCGGCACATCCCACAGGGGGTGACGCCGTCGCGCTTACCCGAGGTGACGGCGACGCGCTCGAACGACTGATGCCCGTCGCTGACGGCTGCGCCGATAGCCACTTCTTCGGCGTGCAAGCTGTTGCTGTAGTTGGCGTTCTCGATGTTACAGCCGGTGTAGACGCTGCCGTCGCTCGTTTCGAGCGCTGCACCGACGGTGTACTCCGAGTACGGTGCGTACGCCTCGTCGATGGCGTCTCTCGCTGCGTCGAGGAGGTCCTCCATGCACTGGGCCTCGAAGGGCCGTGTAGAAATTCTATCGGTCTCGGTAGCGGCCGGAGGTGTCAGGCGTCGGCAGTACTGACGGCCTCGACTGCGTCGCGGACCGCCTGTGTGGTGTCCGCGACCAGCGCGTCGATGTCGTCGCTTTCGGCGTACACCCGGACGTACGGTTCGGTACCGCTTGGTCGGACGAGCGTCCACGACCCGTCGTCGAAGGAGAGTCGGACGCCGTACTCAGTCGAGACATCGGCCTCAGAGAACACGTCCGGCAGGCTGGATTCGAGTCGGGCCATCGTCTCGGCTTTGGCGTCGTCGGGACACTCGACGCTCACCTTCTCATAGGGCCGCTCGGAAATGACGGCCCGCCTATCGGCGACACTCTCCTCGGCAAACAGACGTGTCAGCACGGCTGCGCTGGCCACACCGTCGATCCAGCCGCCGAAGGCGGTGTGGATGTGCTTCCACGGTTCCGCGGCGAAGACGACCTCGGTTTCGTCAGTTGCGTCCGCGCGGACGTTGGCGATGCCCACGTGGAGCGAACCGAGGTGGATGCGCTCGACACGGCCGCCGGCGGCCTCGACACGCTCGTCGATGCGGCCGGAGGCGTTGGGCGTCGTCACGACCACCGGGTCCGAGATGTCCGCGGCGCGTGTGTAATGTTCGGCCAGCATCGCGAGTATCGTGTCCTCGTGAATGACATCACCGTCGGCATCCACGACGACGATACGGTCGGCGTCGCCGTCGTGGCCGAACCCGAAGTCGGCGTCGGACTCGGCGACGAACTCACGGAAATCGGCCAGTGTCTCCGGCGTTGGCTTGCTCTCGCGGCCGGGGAAGGTCCCATCGACGTTCGCCTCCGTCGCGAGTACGTCGGCACCCAGTTCCCGGAGGACCTGTGGCGTCGCCACACTGGCCATCCCGTTCCCGCAGTCGACGGCGACTGTCAATTCCGACGGGTCGCTGCCGAGTGACTCAGCGTAGTCGGCGACAGCGCTTCGATACTCGTCGAGATAGGCCACCGATTCCGTGTCGCCCCAGTCGCGCCAAGCAGTCGGCGTGGAACCGTCCTCGATTCGCCCTTCGATGCGCGTCTCATCGTCGTCGCCGTACTCGGTCCCATCGGCGAACAGTTTGATTCCGTTGTCCGTCGGCGGATTGTGGCTCGCGGTAATCATCACGCCGTGTCGGCCCTGCGAGGCGTACGCCAGCGCTGGCGTCGGAACGCGGCCGATTCTGACGACGCGCGCGCCGGCGCTTTGCAGTCCCGCGGCCATCGCATCAGCGAGCGCTGGTGAGGTCACACGACCGTCGTACCCCAGCACGAACGTCTCGCCGTCCTGCCCAGTAGCCTGCCCGACTCGCAGTGCAAGGTCCGGCGTCACCTTCGATACAACATCACCGCGGATTCCCGCGGTCCCGAACAGTTCCATACCGGCGATGCGGAAGCCGACCGTATAATTCTCTCGTTCGCACGTCAGTTCAGGGTCGCCGTGCGGACGGCTGGACGAGACCGAGGACTGCTGTCGGATACAAACGGAGCAAAAGAGACCGTGCAGTGCCCGGATTACAGCAGTTCGTCGAAGTCGTAGCCGTTGATGTCGACGCCGTCGGCGGTGACATCGGCGAGGTAGATGCCGTTGCCGGACCCGGTGTCACGCTCGGCGGCGGCGTTGATCGAGGCGGCAGCCACTTCCTTTGCCTCCTCGTTTGTCATGTCTTCCTCGTAGCGGTCTTCGAGGGTCCCGTACGCGACGGTG
The Haloarcula sp. CBA1129 genome window above contains:
- the gyrA gene encoding DNA gyrase subunit A gives rise to the protein MSSDANDANAPAEQIKHVRIEDEMEQSYIDYAMSVIAGRALPDVRDGLKPVHRRILYAMHEMGVSSNSAHRKSSSIIGETMGDYHPHGDSAIYDTLVRMAQDFSMRYPLVDGQGNFGSMDGDPAAAMRYTEARMAPIAEELLEDIEKDTVDFSSNYDDRLQEPDVLPSKVPNLLLNGSSGIAVGMSTNIPPHNLGELVDATVHLLENPDCTVEDLMEHIKGPDFPTGGNIVGRDAIYSAYATGRGRLRVRAEYEVDPEEGRIVISELPYQENKARVVERIADDVNEGKIEGISDLRDESDRNGVRIVIELKRGANVDVVENRLLDHHLESTFGVINLALVDGQPEVLSLKESLQHYIDHRREVVRRRSEYDLAEAEDRAHILEGRLKALENVEDVVDLIQNSEDRDAARAGLQESFEFSEEQAAHIVRMQLGSLTSMEAAEIKDEYADVQDTIEYLQSVLNSREKLDSVIADELQEVKDEYDDDRRTSIIEDEGQVTHEDLIPEEDCVVVITEDDYIKRMPVENFDPQNRGGKGIIGADPKENDRVSKVFRANSHDYLLCFTNQGQVYRLKTYEIPEMSRTARGKSAINLIDLDDGEELTAVVSTDEFGDDECITMVTRNGYVKRTCCSEFENILSTGIIAAKLEDGDELIDVDVTDGTGDLVIATEAGMTIRFSESEVSEMGRSARGVNGIKLQGDDKVAAMVATDDDDSRSLLTVTEHGFGKRTKLDEYRTQSRYGKGLIDIKTDDRNGRVSTAKAVTDEDHLVIMSGQGQIMRIRAGDVSQVGRNTKGVTIMGLEDDDRVASVTVVPADNSE
- a CDS encoding FAD-binding oxidoreductase; this translates as MDLPRHLSQHDRAAQLPLVTEDAQVTLVEPMDRNRNDEVLSAVRDQIASVGDQSWVAAARNGSTIRWPALLDRVRDAGASKQRLARIETLAERFDRPYPSLLRLRVKPDVDLDFAPGQYVTLRLRDTPRAYSLANSPSEDELEFCIRLVPGGKLTSGLFERVRAGEKVVVRGPNGDMVLDPPSNRDMVFLATGTGVAPFKSMIDYTLEQGRDVVDGQPRDIWLFLGCGWEDDLPHRAHFRRLDAQYDHFHFVPTLTREPLLTDWDGATDYVQSVFVNHVESDALASADLPERFDAVRERRPQSGVDARIDPTNVELYACGISAMVSTLVRAARSVGVPDSEMQYEGFG
- the rocF gene encoding arginase, producing the protein MEQQVRVLGVPMDLGADRRGVDMGPSAIRYGGLADQLAGIGIDCVDGGDIAVPRPEERDPDAGGLKSGRAKFFRETKEVCEDVTTAVDATLREGRFPLVLGGDHSIGIGTIAGAASDDEELGVIWFDAHGDFNTPETTPSGNIHGMSLAAVLGLGPFADHEWAHTPAVSEENVVIVGLRDVDDEERRLIEESDITAYTMSDIDARSAPEIVDEALEIATDGTDGIHVSLDLDWLDPTEAPGVGTPVRGGVSYREAHIAMEYVADHHDQLRSMELVEVNPILDEHNRTAELACELVASAFGKRVL
- a CDS encoding NAD-dependent epimerase/dehydratase family protein; amino-acid sequence: MESQRILVTGGGGFIGANLANKLAENNDVIALDDGYLGTPKNVSEEVEYVEQSVLDEDLPTDVDVVFHLAALSSYAMHEDNPTHGARVNVEGFVNTVEQARDDGCDTIVYASTSSIYGSRTDPSPEDMDVTVNTGYEASKMARETYAEYFQNHYDLTLAGMRFFSVYQGYGGAEEHKGEYANVIAQFADDLASGDAPKLYGDGEQTRDFTHVDDIVRGLVLAAEHELNDVYNLGTGEAYDFNTVVEMLNDELGTDIEPEYVENPIPEDVYVHDTCADFSKMHEATGWEPETSFEEGIELVCAPYT
- a CDS encoding Rrf2 family transcriptional regulator; amino-acid sequence: MSSIELTPSQKNILQELVNLYRESESAVKGEDIAEKVDRNPGTIRNQMQSLKALQLVEGVPGPKGGYKPTANAYDALQIQDMDQAAEVPLRHNGELVEHSNVEEIDLTSVHHPEECRAEIQLQGTMSEFHEGDSVTVGPTPLSKLQIIGTLEGKDDTNNKLILAIDDMRAPAGEPEH
- a CDS encoding NAD(P)/FAD-dependent oxidoreductase is translated as MTENVVVLGSGYAGAGAIKSLEDELNGETDVDVTWVSETDYHLVLHESHRCIRDPSVQENIAIPVHEIKQPSTAFVQDEVVGIDTDAQEVELADSDTVEYDYLLVGLGSQTAFFGIDGLEEHALTLKSLDDALEIHDNIQQAAREASTNDPAQVVIGGAGLSGIQTAGEVAEFRDEHNAPIDIHLVEGLDQVLPNSDPELQGALRKRLEAADVNIKCGEFIGEVDEETVYIGDEDELDYDVLVWTGGITGRDCMHEVDLDKDERNHRVHAEGNFQTDDERVFAIGDSALIDQPGDQPAPPTAQAAWQAAEVAGENLARAVRGQPLKTWTHKDKGTVVSVGEKAVAHDVVNVPIETFGGMPAKLLKKAIAARWINDVTGVGRAAKAWPDM
- a CDS encoding nucleoside phosphorylase encodes the protein MTSDSEDPNDDVQYHLEVSEDDVADSVLLPGNPERVEKVVDYWDDHDIVAEHREYRTATGTHDGTPISVTSTGIGGPSAAIALEELARVGADSFIRVGSCGAIQEEASIGDLVITTGAVRQEGTSKEYVREDYPASADHRIVSALVAAAEELGYDYHLGVTCSTDSFYAGQSRPGFEDFEASGSDERIAALKEAGVLNFEMEAATILTLANLYGLRAGAVCTVYANRVTGEFRTEGERKAAKCASLAVSYLAEMDAAVEEADADGWHAGLSIDR
- the cdd gene encoding cytidine deaminase, giving the protein MEDLLDAARDAIDEAYAPYSEYTVGAALETSDGSVYTGCNIENANYSNSLHAEEVAIGAAVSDGHQSFERVAVTSGKRDGVTPCGMCRQTFSEFCDESFEIITDGDEPTVYELGELLPTTITSDHLDK
- a CDS encoding phosphopentomutase/phosphoglucosamine mutase, which encodes MELFGTAGIRGDVVSKVTPDLALRVGQATGQDGETFVLGYDGRVTSPALADAMAAGLQSAGARVVRIGRVPTPALAYASQGRHGVMITASHNPPTDNGIKLFADGTEYGDDDETRIEGRIEDGSTPTAWRDWGDTESVAYLDEYRSAVADYAESLGSDPSELTVAVDCGNGMASVATPQVLRELGADVLATEANVDGTFPGRESKPTPETLADFREFVAESDADFGFGHDGDADRIVVVDADGDVIHEDTILAMLAEHYTRAADISDPVVVTTPNASGRIDERVEAAGGRVERIHLGSLHVGIANVRADATDETEVVFAAEPWKHIHTAFGGWIDGVASAAVLTRLFAEESVADRRAVISERPYEKVSVECPDDAKAETMARLESSLPDVFSEADVSTEYGVRLSFDDGSWTLVRPSGTEPYVRVYAESDDIDALVADTTQAVRDAVEAVSTADA